In the Tamandua tetradactyla isolate mTamTet1 chromosome 8, mTamTet1.pri, whole genome shotgun sequence genome, AATCTGGTCTAAAACAATAgcttgtaaaagctgccagaatgcaatataccagaactggaatggcttttaaagggggaatttattaagttgcaagtttatagttccaaggccataaaaatgtccatactaaagcatcctgagaaagataccttaactccaaagaaatgaTGACGTTCAAGGTTCCTCTCTTGGCTGGGAAggttgctagctttctctacaggcttctccttggcttttccttcaaaggacttccccaggggtattttccttttgcatctccaaaggcttcaGGCTGAGTGGGCTCAGTCAGCACTGAAgcattttcaaaaatggttcccttttaaagggcctcaggaagcaaccccaccttgaatgggtgggtacacatctccatggaaaccatctaatcaaaagttaccacctgggACAGTGCatcgatggctcagtggcagaatttttgccagCTAtggcggagacccaggttcaattcccggagcctgtccatcaccactaccctccccccccaaaaaaaatagaaaaaaaaagttaccactcataactgggtgagtcacatctcgttcgaaacaatcaaaaagatcccacccagcaatgttgaataaggattaaagaacatgactcttctggggtacaggacagtttcaaactggcacagttgtcATTACAAATGTCCTAGAAGCTATGGGCTGAGCTTTACCACTTGGCATAGACAGAACGATGGGCAGGCTGGCCATCGGTGGAGTCGGGGCTTGTAGACTGAACTGGTAAATGGTCTTGTGCACAGCAGCATGTCCAAATCAATGTCGCTTCCGGAGAAGGAAGACACAGAAGAAGGAGATGATGAGCCAAGGGCCCACTCCTAAATGAAACAAATCATTTTGTGACTTCTAAATATGCATATGACATTGTACTGGACTCAAAGATAATTTGAATATACCTCTTCCCTcaagagctcacagtctagtgggCAATGGAGCAATTTTACAATCAAAATATAAGTATCAGACAGGAGTACTATCTTGGTTAAGTGGAAAAGAAGGTCACGGTTTTCAATAAAATCAAGAACAGTCTCTTGACCGACTCAGTTTGCCAAGTAGATTTGAGAAGCGACATTTAAAAGATGAAAGCCCACTTTGGAGGCAATGAGATTCTAAACTAGGACTGTggcaatgaaatagaaataaggaAATGGATTTGTGAAATCTTGCCTAACTAGATTCTTCATAATTGGTTGACTAATTGTACACGGGAGTTGACTGAGAGGGTTGACAAAGTGTATTAACACTGGGAATCGAGAGAATGATTATATGGTTAAGAGAAGTATGGTTGAAAAAAAGGATATGGGATGAAGTTGGCAAGGTTATTCGTTGagagatttatttaaatatggtATACTGAGCACATAAGACATTAGTGATGATGTGGGATAGCAACATCTTGTTTTATTTCCCCTGACAaagactccttttttttttcattaggaaAGTTACAGTTTTACaggaaaaaatgcagaaaatagagttgccatatgcccccccacacacagttttccctattgttaacactttgcataGTGTGtcacctttgttacaactgacaaaacaatattattataattttactctTCATCATAGTCCAAAGTTTACATTAGGAGTCACTGTTTATGTTGCTCAGccttaattgcattcacaatgttgtgctactcttgccaccatccattaccaaatctttTCACTCACCCCAACCAGAAACTCTGCGCCCATTTTCATACCCCCATCCTGGCCCCTGGCAACATGCATTTGCTtttgactccatgaatttgcttattctaattatttcatatcagtgagatcatacaatatttgtccttttgcatctggctgatttcattcaacatgatgtcttgaaagttcatccatgttgtgacatgcataaaaacatcattcttttttatggctgaataataatgtgtatgccacattttgtttacccattcatctgttaacAGACACTTAGGTCACtcccatcttttgacaattgtgtatAATGGCActaagaacattggtgtgcaaatatctattccagtccctgctttcaaatctttgggctatatacctacaagtgggattgccaggccatATACTTACCTTCCCGAGGaatagccaaactgttttccacagcagctgcagtattttatattcccactaacaatgagcAAGCGTTTCAGTTTCTctacaccctctccaacactattttctgtatttttaacagtagctattttagtgggtgtgaaatggtatcttccagttttgattttcattttcctaatggctaatgatgttgagcatcttttcatgtgtttattggccatttgaataccttttttggagaaatttctattcaaacCTTCCACCCATCTTTTAAATTAggtgatttgtctttttgttgttgagctgtaagacttctttatatattctagatattaaaccctcattGGATATTGGGTTTCCAATTTGTTTCCCCAttctatagtttatttttttgttttcatgatgaagtcctttgacaccaaaaagttttaatttttacctatttttcttttgttacacctgctttgtgtataaagtctaagaaaccactgtctaacgtaagatcctgaagatgcttccctaacaCCCCTGTCTTTTGAGTCTATCCATTCATATTCGCTTCCTTGGTTTGGAAACACTATGCGCACTATAAGTGTTACAGTCTTGAAAGCCAGTGCTTAGGATCCATGCCATCACCACCCGCCTCCATCCTGTCACCTCTTTATTTAGCTTTAGCTCCATATGAATAACTCAGATGcctgcaattttattttccattatgtGCTGACACTATTGGGATGAGCCTGCTCAGCTGGAAAGTAGGAGTACCCCATTATTAAAACTTCTGTCAAGGGAGGGATGACTGACTGCAGCAACTCAGCTTCTAACCAAAGATATCtatcttctgcttttttttggcTTCTCAGCACAATTTGAGAGCATCTGATTTTAatgctggaaaaataaaatttatgatttCAAGACACCATTTCCTGTAAATTAAATGAGGCACTCTTACTAAATTGAGTCTTTGCAAGTCTTTTCTGAATTCTCCACATAGCAGCATAGAATCTTCCTCTATACTCAATCTTCCTCTATACtcataaatttaattttgttttccagcagagttgtttaactttttaaatatttacttaaaaaaaactttattttagtcCAATTTGAGATTTACAGAAGTTACCACAtactttctaaaaatttttatttatttttttatttgagaaaaactGAAATGTCTTTTGCGAATTGATTTTGTGACAATGACCTGGAATTATAGATTTTGTTCTGCACTAACTTGCTTATTtacattttcagaaatggaattttatttattcctccaAAAAATGTATCATAttggttttattgtattttaatgtTGATATTAGTTTAATTGTACCTTGACATTGACTGGCTTTTGGAAATTTATGAACTATAACACTAAGTTAgaaaatgtctgtgtgtgtgtttgtgcatgagtgtgtgtataATACATTAGTGAatgtgtatttatacatatatatgtgagtgtatatgtgtatatgtatgaaaAAGGTAAGTAGGCTCAAGTAGTGCCTTAAAGAAAAAGCTGTCTATAGTTTAGCCCCCCAAAATTCTAAAAGCTAATTTTAGATAAAACTCTAGTAATGTGTTTGTCTGTACCAGCTATTCATTACTATTCTCAGTTAACTATCTGGGATTTCCATATGAGAAACTAGGTGCTGTGCTTTCACATTTCCACAGTGTTCTTCAGCAAGAGCTAAATTCAAATAGTAAATTATACTTTCCTTTAAGAGAGATTTGTGTTGTGTTGAGATGATACTAACACATTATTTGGCTCTATAGTCTATAAAATCAATCTCAATTTTCTTACACTGAAGAGGGGGGAAGATACATATTTAGTATGCTATCCTCCATATCTGctctaccaaaacattttcatcttgCTGCTGAGTATATTAGTTCTTTCTAAAGCCCTAAATATGTATTCTTTTATTATATGCTTGGGTAAAATGAAACtgtgtttttaaaacaaatattagaTTGACAATGTTTAAACAAGAGTGAAACAGGCAATTTGGTCTGGTTATGAGAATACATAACCTTGATTTATCAAAGTTTGTGAAAGGATATTGCATTATAGGGAAAAGATGAAATCaaactgggtttgatttctggaccatgcacccctctcaaaaaaaaaatcagaattagtTCACTGTACAATATCCACAGTGAAATCTAATGTAAATTACGGACtaagctaatagtacaattataataatattctctcatcagttgTAGCGAAGATACCACCCTaatgcaaatttttttaaatgaggcatgtatatgggaactctgcattttctgcgtattcttctgtaaacctacaacttttctaaagaaaataaatatttttttttaaatcatcctaGTAAgctcatgatttttaaaagacttttgcTTTCATAAGAACACTTTGAGgacagtgcagtggtggctcagtagcagaattcccacctgtcatgccagagacccggcattcaattcccggttcctgcccatgcaaaaaacaacaacaacattttGAATAGCCTTCATTGTTACTTTGCTTACAGACAGAAATCATGGGGGACAACCTATTGGGTGCTAGGattttcttggatttattttatgCTAATTTGCAACAAAAGAAACCAAGAGACAAATGGGACCAAACACTGggccaaagaaaattaaaataagccaTCTTGAAAAGGGTTCCCATTGAACAAGAACAGGGGAAAAGCATCAGGGGAAAAATATTCAGTCAATTGGGTAAAATTGAGTCTATGAAGATAGACAATAATCCATAATTTTTCTCAAAATGGTGGGATGAGAGCATGCCAAAAATAAGACACACCTCTTCCAAATAAGGTTtacaaaattgagggaaaatgaTCAAATTATCTGGTTCATACATTTGAAGTTTTGGTCAACACCTGTTAATTTCAAATGGTAAGCAAAAATAAGAAGGGCACATAtatatggttttttaaaaagttagatgctattaaaatatattttggccAGTCGGAATTAGAGTTGtataaaaatgaaggtaaaacaaGTGGACCATCTGGGAAATAGGataaagaaccaaaggaaaagagaagcatgtaaaggtataaagaagaaaagaaataataactaatagtgtcattaaaattattttgtatttgagAATTCACCTTGCTTCAGAATGTTTTTTCCAGAGAGTGTGTCAAATAAAGAAGTtgtgtttttagttttattctccCATTTAATTACATTAAACTTACATGCCCCCCATATTTCAACACTATCTGTTTTTCACAGGACTGCTCCACTTAGGCCCCAACTGGGACAGCATGTTTTCCTGATGGTTACAAATCCTATAAATGAATTTGGCTTTAAAGGGACAAGGACTATCATAAGGGACCACCTCAACATCAATGGGAACAGCCTATGTGTTCTCACATTTCAAGTTCATTATGCTTTTGTTATGGACCTCAGCGTACAATGAATCAGTGACCCTGGTTAGTAGTTCTAGCTTGCTGGTGAAAGGAAAATACTATCCTTCAAAAGGAGAACATAATGGCCGGCGTCAACATGTGTGGAGCCCCATGTGCTGTGGGATACTGGATCTTCCAATTAGATTATAGACTTTGAATTGTAAAGAATTAAAGATTTAGAGATCCTTAAATTGGGGATTATCAGGGATCATCTAAACCAACAATCAAATACAATGCACAAATTAGTGACCTGTTGCCTGATTTTCTTCGCCCGTGAAATTGAGATAATAATGATCTCCACCTCACAGAGCAGACGTGAGGTTTCCTTGTAAAAGTTTTTTATGCTAGTGCTCGGCATAAGAAGTCTTAATAAATGTAAGATCCTTGTGAGCAGCGCTTGGCGAGTGCAATCTCAGGGAAGCAAGAGTGAGGGGAAAGGAAGAAttgagacaagaaaagaaaagaaaaggaaaaggaaaagagaaaaaaaaaagacaaagaaggaaggTAAACAAAGAAAGATAGTGTAATAGTAAGCTGGCTGCAGCTAACCAAGAAAACAGTCGATCgatgaaagaaggggaaaaaacatgaaaacaacactGAGACAGAGGAAAAAGGGCTGCATTTGACTTTTGTGGGTCCTAGGCCCATTTGCGCTCATGGCTCCTTCCTCCATACCccctaaaattaaaattatatttttataatgccATTTATATAAAGACAAAAAGGTTGACATTATGTATTAAGGTATTTGCTTTGAATAAaagttcatatttttccttaattttaaaagaattaaaacgtTTCCATGGGCCCATAAAAGCATTGCAGGTCCTGAGCACGGTACCTACTGGGTCTAAGCCGGCCTGAGAGGAAGTAACAGAACTCCAGAGAACAAACAGCGCTAAACCGGAAGCGAGTTCCGCGAGGGCTGTTTCTTGTTCATCCTTGTGTTCCTAGCACCTCACTAGggtaaaattatttctttttcaaatgttcaggtactggggagagaaagagaagtaaaacaCTGCTCTGGCTTTCAATGTCGTTTCCAGTGCCGATGGCACGGTATCTGTCAGAACTCCTTCAGttgcaaagaaaaaacaaatacctAAAAAACTAAAACTGGGGTTAAGCCAAAAggatttcatataagtgaaaattATTGTAGCAAGAACTGGTCTCCTGCACGACTGAATTTAGGGATCCAGTGATGATAAACAACAATGAGCAATAAGCTGCCAGGTGCCCAGACAAGGCTGAGGATTTTACATTTACCCAGTTAACCTTAGCAAACCTACAAGGTAGGGACTCTCGTTAGCTCCATTTTATCAATTAGAAAAGTGCAGAGTCAACTTCTTTCCATTTCTCAGCTCTACCTTCTAGTGTGCAGGCTTTCTTCTCAGGCCCTCACGGTGGCCCTGAATTTATTAGTTATTTATGAGAAAAAATTCATGAGAGTTATTAATGAGGAACCTGCAGCCCAAAAACATTATGTTcggtgaaataagcaaggcatataaagaaaaatattgtatgataccaCTTATAAAAGATGACTGGAAATAGCATATTCACACAGGTAGAAAGTAGACTAAAagtccctggggggggggggggtgaagggGAGGAAAGATGGagtgtttggaaaaataaaaaaaaaattaaaaatttaaaaatctgttggggaaaaataaaaaaccaccACCACCCTATATTTCCTATGGACTttggagaacaaaaaagaatCTACAGAATTTGGTAATTCATTGGATATGGGGATTTGAAAGGGAGAGGTGAGGTCATTTTGATTGCACATTTTCTAAGATAGGTAGATACAAATGAGAATCTCGACTTTTGAGAAGAGATGAGCACCGCTTTGGATATGTTAGATTGAATGTGCCAATGGGATACTCAGATGAGTGGGTTTTTCAAAAATTCTATCTCAGGTCATTCTAAAAAAAGTCACTTGAGAAATTCACATACATATGAAAAGACagcaggataaaaataaatagaaggggaggtgcaacggtggctcagtggcagagttctcgtctgccatgctggagacccaggtttgattcccgctgcctgaccatgcaaaaaaaatagtaaatgaatAGGAGAAGAAGGCAGGTTGGAAAGGTCATGAGATTATATCATTCCTCAACTCTTGACAAAGGAAAGTCAAACTTAACAAGGGAAGACATTTCTTACCATGAATGTATATACTCTTAAACATGGAGAAGGAATATCACAGCAGAAAATGGGCATATCAGTTTGGATAATAGTGCCCTTTATCTTCATCCAGTTTCCATTATTCCTTATTTATACTATAAACTCTTGTTTTGGCTTCCCAGGTAGATTATGTTGCAGGATGAAAAATGCTCTTATTAGCTATCTAGATTATTCTCGCCACATGGCAGTTAGATTTCTTAGGGAAATTAATGAATTGAGCACTCAAGTTTTTCCATGTTTTATGAGTTTGGTTACTGCAGAACAATCCCTCTGAGCACAGCTGCCTAAATGCCCCACATGCTGGACGTCAAGGTGATACTCTGTGTCAGTGTCTCCCGACTCCCTCTAgtttataataatattaatagcaATAACTGTAGCTATACATGGAGAATGTAATGTAACAAAGTGAtctataaagaaattaaataaataaattttgttttaacttgattttatttgctgctgtaggaagaaataaaaattcacacacacacacacacacacacacacacacacacacacttcccaaGCCTTTGGGTTTATAGTGGGTCAGGGGCCAGGCTCACTGGTCTTCATGTTTCCCAATGAGCTATCAAAACATTCAAGTGGGACATGCGCAGTTGCTCTCTTAATTTTGTGGGTTGAAATTAGAAATTGGGTGGATTCCCAGGGATTTGGATAAAGAAAAAGGATTCATCTTTCCTTAGGAACAGAAAACTGATCCTCTTTAAATCAGACTCTCTGGTGGCAGAACATTGAAGACAGTCGCTGCTGGGAAGGTGGTGACATCTGAGCACTGAGGCTTGGGAGCCTGAATAAGAGCCCTTAAATTTCCCCCAAAGAAAATGCAACAACTGCAGAGCCACCCTCCATGGAAAGACCCCTTGATCCAGGCAAGGAACCGGCCAGGCAGACCTCAGGGCAGCTTGGTAAGGACGCTGGCTCCCGGACAGTGGCCTCGTGTGGCCACAAGGAGTAATAGCAGCAGAGATATTCAAGGGCTGAGAAGTACTGAGGTGGTGGGAGCCCCCTATTGTAGGTGTACAATccaagggaaggagagaagccCTAAAATAACCAATAATTGACTTCCCACCCCATCTTGGCAGTGGGGAGCTTGGATTCTTCTAATTGAatccatgaaaattttaaatgtgactctatttgaacacacGTGTCAAGGAGTAATTCATACCTGTAACTCCGGCCCCATTATTAATCCCAGAAATTCTCATCTTAAAGCACaatccaccccatcccaccctcaGTCATTAGTTGTATACTTagtctgttttatttccttcagaGCCCATAACCAGAAGGCACTTCTACATCATATGTTCACTTCTTAAAAACCTGGAATGCATTTACTTGTTTATTGCCTGTCTTCCCTACTAGAATTTAACTCCACAAAGGCAGAAATCTTATCTTAAATGCCATTGTAttctcagattttaaaatatagttccTGGAATACACTAGGAACACAtggtaaatgaatggatgaatgaattatACACCAAAATTTATTAAGCAGAaattatgttccaggcactgtgttagACGCTTTGCTTACATCACTTAATCCTCATGAGAGCGCAATAGGAACTACCATTATCCTATTTCATACAAGACGGAACTGAGAACCCAAACTATTTACTGCAGCTATACTGCTCCCATCTATCCCTGTTTTCGATCTCACTACCTTTGCCAATGACATCTCCTTAAATACACCCTATTTTTCTTCCTGtagaatgggatatgtcccttcTCTCTTTGCTTTCAAAGTAACCCGTGTATAACTGCCACTGCACTTCCATCATTCATCAGATTCTCTGTATTGTTGTCCCCCTCTAAACTTTGAGCTCCTGGAAGGCAGGGCTTGGCTCATCTTAGCGTTCATAAGACCAAGCACAGCACCTGGAATAAAGCAGTCCTCAAAAGTGCCTTTATACTACAGTGACAGTAAATGAGTGGACGACCATGCTCCTCATACCTAGTCGACCCCTTCCCACTTCTCACTTTTCTTCAATGAGGTCCTTGTTTTATTGACCCAGAGAACTATGTCCAGCCCCTCATGAATCCCACGGCGTGctaggcaagaaacagaaaaatgaatgagagaatgTCCTTGCTACAAAGAGCCATGGTCTAGTAGCGTAGAACGGGGAGAATAACTGCAAGCAATCACAATTACTGTGGTTACCACCAGACACGTGTACGTGTGCTTTGGGAGCAAGGGAAGCGCCTAACCATGAAGCTGGGTGTCTTGCTAAGTTTTTGCAGGATGGTAAAGATGACAGTGAGAACAAAAGGTTCAGTGTGGCTCAGTAGTAGTGTGAGAGCACCTGGCAAGACATGAGGCTGCACAAATGGGTAGGGACAGATCATAAAGGGCCACAAAGAGCTTAGACTTTATTCTGAAAGCCGCAGGAGCCATCGCAGGGCCTGAGCCAGGGAAATGACATGATCAGATGGGCAGTTCAAAGACTGGCCAGGTGAAAGATAAGGCCTGAAACAGGGCAGGGACCATGGAATATTAAGAAAAGTGGACAGAATGCAGATGTCAAATCAATATAACTTTTCCATGTGGGAGAGGGTGTGAGAGAGGGAGGAACAAACAAGGACTCCCAGGTTTCTGTGTAATTACGGCGTCCTTCATTAGTAAAGGACACAGAAAGAAACTATTTGAACAATGCCTAATAGAACCTGCCACAAAAAAATCTTTGTTGAATTGAAACTGAACTTAGCTGAAGGGTAGAAAATAGATTGGTAGCAGAAGACAGATGTTGAAGTTACAGTATTTTTTCAACGGAAGCCAGAGACAGTGGTCTGGGGTCTGTGTGGCTGGGAGGAGAGGCCTGGGAGTGAACGTCAACTAAGGAGGACCCAAGAGTGAGAAAAGAGTTGGAAAAGAGTCCTGGAAAACCCAACTCTTAAGATGTGGTAGAGGAAGAGGCGAAGAGGAAAATCATTAGTTGACGCTTATTAAGATGTGCTGGGCTGCACaggttgcttaaaaaaaaaaaagagattggcACCACATACCCAAgaatggttattgtttttttcaaaaaaacaagTGCTGGCCAGGATGCAGCATTGTACATTGTTGTACATTGTACTTGTACGTTGTTGGTGGAATTGGCTTTATATCAgtgaatttcttgaacttgatgacCATACTTAAATGGTTACATGAGTGAATATCTCTGTTCTTGGAAGATGTATatggaagtattatgtattcaaggagtatgatgaACACAACCTACTCTAGAATGTTTAGAAGATGATagagagaaagatagatagaGTGAGCAAATGTGGTCaaaagttaaaattggtgaatctgggaaTGGGGAGGTATGCTGGGAGTTCTCTGTATaagttttgcattatttttgcaactgtcctgtaagtttgagatTTCAACATTAAAAGTTGAGGGGAGAAAAATGGGGATTACATGTCCCTATTAGAAAGCAGTGTTTAAGGGAGCAAGTGGCCAGCAGGATAAGTCTCTATATCACAAGCCCTGGATTCCGTGGAatgtagaaaaatcatgcaaacacCAGTGTGAAACTCAAGTCACATTCCCAATCTCTATTTGCCTTATTCCCTGTACCACCCTGTCTCCCATTCCTTCACACGGAATCTGAattaagtgaaattatttttattgatggtGAGCATAAGCAGGATGTGTGAGTGTCCCCTCCTCTTTCAAAGGACACAGGGTACTAGGCTGAAGGGGCCGGCAAGGGAGGGCTTAAGCTGCGCGGTGTGGCCTCAGAATTCCTCCTTATTTGGGCGTGAGTGCTGCATTCTGAGAAGAGGATTTATTTCGGGACAAGGCAAAGGCAcggggcaggcaggcaggcagcgCCAGCCATCAGGCTGCACTCTCTATTGGGTGCAGAGCCTCTTCGGCAGCTTCAGGTCTCCCGGGATCTTCCTCCGTGTCCTGGAGAGGCTCTGGCTCCTGCGTAGGCTCCTGCTTAAGCTCGGCTTGGGGCAGGTTGTCTGCGCTCCGCCCAGGCCCGAGGCGAGGCGGCTTGGCCGGTGTGGCTGCTGACGCCGCAGGGCCTTTCCTGCCTGAAAGGGCCCTTCGCAGGCTCTGCACCTTCTGCAACCCCGAGCGCCGCAGCCGCTGCGCCCGGGACTCCACGGGCTCCTCGTCTGAGCTCTCCCTAACTTCGGCCTCAGGCAGCTCTGGGCCCAGCTCGGACTGGTCCACCGGGCCCAAGGGCTCTGGAGCCTTCTGGAAGGCGCTGGCTGGGATTTCAGCTTCCTCCTGCATGTAATGGACAAGGGCACTGACCCCAGCTGCAAAGGCATCAGCCCCAGATCCCACACCAGCCTAAGCCTCACTCTTCAATAACACAAGGGGAACCCGCTCCCACCCTTTACTTCCACAGCCAAGTGGGAAAGATAAATCAGGAGTGGAAAGGTGAGCGGGGTGTGGGCGGTGAGAGAGGGCCACAGACAAAAGGCAGATGTATGGGAAGTAGTTAGGCATGGTTAGGCGCACGACAAGGCAGGATGCCGGCCACAACGGCAAAAGGTAATGAACTGTCGCGGGATTCACGTACACCGccgttatttttattttgggctcAGAGCAAAATCTGGACATGGCCTGGGCTAGCCTGATTGGCTAAGCTGGGCTCCGACTTGTAAGGGGAGTATGGGGCTGGGGTTGAGGGAAGTGAGTGGAGCTAGCAGCGTGTTCCTCTGCCCTGGAAGGCGGGTGGAGTCAGGAATGTGGGTGTGGCAGGCAGATGGAGAGGGCGCCCCGGATGGTGGCTCAGAGTCGGGTAAAGTCCCCCAGATTGGGGGATGCCTGGGGTCACTGACCTTGAAGAGCAGGACGTGGAGCTTCCCGCGCGCCACCAGCAACCCATGGTTGGCCTCCAGCCGCTGCACCTGGGCAGCGCGGCGCACAGCGCGCTCCTGGGCGGCGTCGGCGTGCGAGCCCACGCGCTCCGCTTTGGCTAGCAGCTGGGCCAGCGTGTTGCTGGTGGTGTCGTGGCTGCGGCTCAGCGCGCCCAGGCCGCTCTGGATGCGGCGCACCGAGCCCGCCAAGCCGCCTTGCCTCCGAGCCAGGCCGCCCTGCCGCTCCCGCAGCGCCTCCAGCATGGTGGCCAGCTT is a window encoding:
- the CAVIN3 gene encoding caveolae-associated protein 3, producing MGESALEPGPVSGAPAGGPVHAVTVVTLLEKLATMLEALRERQGGLARRQGGLAGSVRRIQSGLGALSRSHDTTSNTLAQLLAKAERVGSHADAAQERAVRRAAQVQRLEANHGLLVARGKLHVLLFKEEAEIPASAFQKAPEPLGPVDQSELGPELPEAEVRESSDEEPVESRAQRLRRSGLQKVQSLRRALSGRKGPAASAATPAKPPRLGPGRSADNLPQAELKQEPTQEPEPLQDTEEDPGRPEAAEEALHPIESAA